A genomic window from Scatophagus argus isolate fScaArg1 chromosome 17, fScaArg1.pri, whole genome shotgun sequence includes:
- the znf687b gene encoding zinc finger protein 687b isoform X1, translating to MGDMKTPDFDDLLAAFDIPDIDAKEAIQSAPDEAEGPHGGAGAPLGKSDSVVGVGSSLRPPSPSDPQADTSIVSVIVKNKVRLETVDGGDGDADQDPIDVIAGVDVGPRLGACAPGMAESEALNHNGFGASGVSTPLPLSQTQSNGAPWSMNTPKVSSEAAGAGAAKSHKQGGNIFNRLKPLVAQGSGDPVGRARKMQLLQQQHQQQQDTGQERADGVKASLPSSSSLSAGSSPLAAGGPVGLASPFFPPSKPLLPTPPSAPSSHPLHSSQPFNGAPKGGPAGFHHQQIEEDDSDPDLESPLVIQESPDSPTCTQLSRRYKSDSVSIQPTSSAASHPKPGDTPSGASLTSSTPQSGSTESPQLEDRHPEHVIEERDSPESPEPEMPKSTAQVAAKRCSSPAVASTPPPAELREPKEEEEEMEVGNGIERVTDSKADKGENARTSEEKMEVDDGKPKPVSCDGGESGVSSEPATSGAPSRPLKVRIKTIKTSTGGITRTVTRVAAKGGAAGKGLDPKAQTGERKVLGNKAQKLEASPGHMTTTSQKVSALNALPVSTLAASSVMLAAATKVQNKMAASDKSKVSATAVSITKSAALPVTPAVASSPKFSVAAGGISVRTATNKTANGGSSTIVGGTLQPNKPASIVNSTGAVISRSQSSLVEAFNKILNSKNLLPSYKPDLSAPPPPEWGLPLPATGYRCLECGDAFALERSLARHYDRRSLRIEVTCNHCAKRLAFFNKCSLLLHAREHKERGLVMQCSHLVMRPVTVEQMIGQQDITPIGGLLSSSSSSPPVSSPSTMTPAVSASSSPMKDTSAPAAAQPRPVRRAPQGPQALMPLPCKKAEGLQYNNFKCPECQTQFSGKAELVTHFQQIRGAPNSTCTQCSPPMMLPNSCAVSAHQRIHKHRAPHVCPECGGVARQASFQTHLEEACLHFARRIGYRCSSCQVVFGGLNSIKSHIQTAHCEVFHKCPSCPMAFKSSPSAQSHISTQHPTLTGGQAKMIYKCVMCDTVFTQKPLLYMHFDTHLVKQKVHVFKCPDCTKLYAQKGSMMEHIKTAHRGPSAKQAESQSDASNPASAPANTSGSSVLKSKSSGKPDNSDGEDWGREQEEEEEEEEEEEDDDGDEDYEAPGSHSNPAGGGTQPAPQTEWTCPQCQATFTDNEDYLGHVKLEHGKFPCRICGGTFSTSSSLRRHERVIHEGNKRVFHCQYCTEGKRTFGSRFLLDKHIRLHHRSTDGQGPPMTRKRAATGGEGPGSSSEHDGEGGPVGGRAGDEEEHATEDGEEGAGPAKRTRASTASTSLAPSEMEEEDNIFRCVPCGFSTEDGAEFQRHIPQHRADTASFQCLQCGVCFASAGSLGRHRFITHRVRDTQSDADRSTPRAHGSPDGSPTASPQALGEDGEGNLSCKVCGRRFDKASDLNTHFRTHGMAFLTAHKTDKPQ from the exons ATGGGGGACATGAAGACCCCAGATTTCGATGACCTGTTGGCAGCATTTGACATTCCTGACATAGATGCCAAAGAGGCCATCCAGTCTGCACCAGATGAGGCAGAGGGACCCCATGGAGGTGCAGGGGCACCTCTGGGAAAGTCGGATAGCGTGGTGGGTGTAGGGTCATCCTTAAGACCACCAAGCCCCTCAGATCCCCAGGCAGACACCTCAATTGTAAGTGtgattgtgaaaaataaagtacGCCTTGAGACCGTGGATGGAGGGGATGGAGATGCAGACCAGGACCCTATCGATGTGATCGCAGGCGTAGATGTGGGTCCTAGACTAGGTGCATGTGCCCCTGGAATGGCTGAATCTGAGGCTCTCAACCACAACGGTTTTGGGGCATCTGGTGTTTCCACGCCCCTTCCCCTCAGTCAGACCCAGTCTAATGGAGCACCATGGTCAATGAACACCCCTAAAGTATCTTCAGAAGCAGCAGGCGCTGGTGCAGCCAAGTCCCACAAACAGGGAGGGAACATTTTCAACAGACTTAAACCACTTGTGGCGCAGGGGTCTGGAGATCCAGTCGGACGGGCCAGGAAGATGCagcttctgcagcagcagcaccagcagcagcaggatacAGGTCAGGAGAGGGCAGATGGAGTCAAGGCATCTTTACCTTCATCATCCTCTCTGTCAGCTGGGTCGTCGCCTCTGGCTGCAGGTGGGCCTGTCGGACTAGCCTCACCTTTCTTTCCCCCTTCCAAGCCGCTGCTTCCCACTCCACCTTCTGCCCCCTCATCTCACCCGCTGCACTCATCTCAGCCTTTTAACGGAGCCCCCAAAGGTGGCCCTGCTGGATTTCATCACCAGCAGATAGAGGAGGATGATTCTGACCCTGATTTGGAGAGTCCCCTAGTAATCCAAGAGAGCCCGGACTCCCCAACTTGCACTCAGCTGAGCCGACGTTACAAGTCTGACTCTGTCTCTATCCAGCCAACATCGTCTGCTGCATCTCACCCTAAACCGGGAGACACTCCTTCGGGGGCATCTCTAACTTCATCAACACCCCAATCTGGCTCGACAGAGAGTCCCCAGCTGGAGGATAGGCATCCAGAACACGTCATAGAGGAGAGAGACTCACCGGAGAGTCCTGAACCAGAGATGCCAAAATCAACTGCTCAAGTTGCAGCTAAGAGGTGCTCCAGCCCTGCAGTGGCCTCCACTCCACCGCCTGCTGAACTACGTGAGcccaaagaggaggaggaagagatggaagtGGGCAATGGGATCGAGCGGGTCACTGATAGCAAAGCTGACAAGGGAGAAAATGCACGAACAAgtgaggagaagatggaggtaGATGATGGCAAGCCTAAACCCGTCTCCTGTGATGGAGGAGAATCAGGTGTTTCTTCCGAACCTGCTACTTCTGGAGCTCCATCCCGACCCCTCAAAgtcagaataaaaacaattaaaacctCCACAGGTGGAATCACCAGAACTGTCACGAGGGTCGCAGCCAAAGGTGGTGCTGCAGGGAAAGGTTTGGACCCTAAAGCTCAAACTGGGGAACGCAAGGTGTTAGGAAACAAGGCCCAAAAACTTGAAGCTTCACCTGGTCACATGACAACAACTTCCCAGAAAGTAAGTGCTCTCAATGCTCTGCCTGTGTCTACTCTCGCAGCCAGCAGCGTCATGCTAGCTGCCGCCACAAAAGtccaaaacaaaatggcagcgTCAGACAAGTCCAAGGTTTCTGCTACTGCTGTAAGCATCACTAAATCTGCTGCCCTGCCTGTAACTCCCGCTGTAGCCTCCTCACCCAAGTTCTCAGTTGCTGCTGGTGGGATCAGTGTACGTACAGCCACTAATAAGACAGCCAACGGAGGTAGCAGCACCATTGTTGGTGGCACCCTCCAGCCAAACAAACCTGCCTCCATTGTCAACAGTACAGGTGCCGTGATCTCCCGAAGTCAGTCAAGCCTGGTGGAGGCTTTTAACAAAATCCTGAACAGTAAGAACCTTTTGCCGAGCTACAAGCCCGACCTCTCAGCACCTCCGCCGCCCGAGTGGGGTCTCCCGCTCCCAGCCACAGGGTACCGCTGCCTGGAGTGCGGAGATGCTTTTGCCCTGGAGCGCAGCCTGGCTCGACACTACGACAGACGATCACTCCGCATCGAGGTGACCTGCAACCACTGTGCTAAGAGGCTGGCCTTCTTCAATAAGTGcagcctgctgctgcatgcCAGGGAGCATAAGGAGCGTGGGCTGGTCATGCAGTGCTCGCACCTGGTCATGAGGCCTGTCACTGTGGAGCAGATGATTGGACAGCAGGACATAACACCCATTGGTG GcctgctctcctcttcatcctcctctcctccagtctcctctccttctaccATGACTCCCGCTGTCTCTGCCAGCTCCAGCCCAATGAAGGACAcctcagctccagcagcagctcagcctcGACCGGTCCGCCGCGCACCTCAGGGCCCCCAAGCACTGATGCCTCTGCCTTGCAAGAAGGCCGAGGGGCTGCAGTATAACAACTTCAAATGTCCAGAGTGCCAAACACAATTCTCTGGCAAGGCTGAGCTGGTCACCCACTTCCAGCAGATCAGAGGCGCTCCCAACTCG aCATGTACGCAATGCTCGCCGCCCATGATGCTGCCCAACTCGTGTGCCGTGTCCGCCCACCAGAGGATCCATAAACACAGGGCGCCTCATGTTTGTCCTGAATGTGGCGGCGTTGCCCGGCAGGCCAGCTTCCAAACCCACCTGGAGGAGGCGTGTCTGCATTTTGCCAGGCGCATTGGATACAG ATGCTCCAGCTGCCAGGTCGTGTTCGGGGGGTTGAACTCCATCAAGTCCCACATTCAGACTGCGCACTGCGAGGTCTTTCACAAGTGCCCCAGCTGCCCCATGGCCTTCAAGTCTTCCCCCAGCGCCCAGAGCCACATCAGCACCCAGCACCCAACACTCACTGGAGGACAGGCCAA AATGATCTAcaagtgtgttatgtgtgatACGGTTTTTACCCAGAAGCCCTTGCTGTACATGCACTTTGACACTCATTTGGTCAAGCAAAAAGTGCATGTGTTCAAGTGTCCTGACTGCACCAAGCTCTACGCCCAGAAGGGATCGATGATGGAGCACATTAAG ACCGCTCACAGAGGACCTTCAGCAAAACAGGCAGAGTCTCAGTCTGATGCCTCTAACCCTGCCTCAGCCCCAGCAAACACATCTGGCTCCTCTGTCCTCAAATCCAAATCCTCCGGAAAACCTGACAACTCTGATGGAGAGGACTGGGGGcgggaacaggaggaggaagaagaggaggaggaggaggaggaggacgacgatGGGGACGAGGACTACGAGGCTCCGGGGAGCCACTCGAACCCTGCGGGAGGTGGCACTCAACCCGCCCCGCAGACGGAGTGGACCTGCCCCCAGTGCCAGGCCACGTTCACTGACAATGAAGACTACCTGGGTCACGTTAAGTTAGAGCATGGCAAG TTCCCTTGTCGTATTTGCGGAGGCACGTTCAGCACATCTTCCAGCCTGAGACGTCACGAGCGTGTCATTCATGAGGGCAACAAGAGAGTCTTCCATTGCCA atattgCACAGAAGGCAAACGCACCTTTGGCAGTCGCTTCTTACTGGACAAGCATATTCGGCTCCATCACAGAAGCACAGATGGACAG GGTCCCCCCATGACCAGGAAGCGTGCAGCCACAGGGGGAGAAGGACCAGGTAGCTCCTCAGAACACGACGGTGAGGGTGGACCCGTTGGAGGCAGAGCCGGAGACGAGGAGGAGCACGCCACAGAGGACGGCGAGGAGGGTGCAGGGCCTGCGAAGAGAACCAGGGCGTCAACTGCCTCGACATCGTTGGCACCTAGcgagatggaggaggaagacaacatTTTCCGTTGCGTCCCCTGCGGCTTCTCCACCGAGGACGGGGCGGAGTTTCAGCGCCACATTCCCCAGCATCGGGCCGACACCGCCTCCTTCCAGTGCCTGCAGTGTGGTGTCTGCTTCGCGTCTGCCGGCTCTCTCGGCAGGCACCGCTTCATCACTCACCGTGTGCGGGACACCCAGAGCGACGCCGACCGCAGCACCCCGCGCGCTCACGGGTCTCCCGACGGCTCGCCCACCGCCTCCCCTCAGGCACTGGGCGAGGACGGAGAGGGGAATCTGAGCTGCAAAGTGTGTGGGCGGCGTTTTGACAAGGCCTCGGACCTCAACACCCACTTCAGGACCCACGGCATGGCCTTCctcactgcacacaaaacagacaagcCCCAGtag
- the znf687b gene encoding zinc finger protein 687b isoform X2, with amino-acid sequence MGDMKTPDFDDLLAAFDIPDIDAKEAIQSAPDEAEGPHGGAGAPLGKSDSVVGVGSSLRPPSPSDPQADTSIVSVIVKNKVRLETVDGGDGDADQDPIDVIAGVDVGPRLGACAPGMAESEALNHNGFGASGVSTPLPLSQTQSNGAPWSMNTPKVSSEAAGAGAAKSHKQGGNIFNRLKPLVAQGSGDPVGRARKMQLLQQQHQQQQDTGQERADGVKASLPSSSSLSAGSSPLAAGGPVGLASPFFPPSKPLLPTPPSAPSSHPLHSSQPFNGAPKGGPAGFHHQQIEEDDSDPDLESPLVIQESPDSPTCTQLSRRYKSDSVSIQPTSSAASHPKPGDTPSGASLTSSTPQSGSTESPQLEDRHPEHVIEERDSPESPEPEMPKSTAQVAAKRCSSPAVASTPPPAELREPKEEEEEMEVGNGIERVTDSKADKGENARTSEEKMEVDDGKPKPVSCDGGESGVSSEPATSGAPSRPLKVRIKTIKTSTGGITRTVTRVAAKGGAAGKGLDPKAQTGERKVLGNKAQKLEASPGHMTTTSQKVSALNALPVSTLAASSVMLAAATKVQNKMAASDKSKVSATAVSITKSAALPVTPAVASSPKFSVAAGGISVRTATNKTANGGSSTIVGGTLQPNKPASIVNSTGAVISRSQSSLVEAFNKILNSKNLLPSYKPDLSAPPPPEWGLPLPATGYRCLECGDAFALERSLARHYDRRSLRIEVTCNHCAKRLAFFNKCSLLLHAREHKERGLVMQCSHLVMRPVTVEQMIGQQDITPIGVSSPSTMTPAVSASSSPMKDTSAPAAAQPRPVRRAPQGPQALMPLPCKKAEGLQYNNFKCPECQTQFSGKAELVTHFQQIRGAPNSTCTQCSPPMMLPNSCAVSAHQRIHKHRAPHVCPECGGVARQASFQTHLEEACLHFARRIGYRCSSCQVVFGGLNSIKSHIQTAHCEVFHKCPSCPMAFKSSPSAQSHISTQHPTLTGGQAKMIYKCVMCDTVFTQKPLLYMHFDTHLVKQKVHVFKCPDCTKLYAQKGSMMEHIKTAHRGPSAKQAESQSDASNPASAPANTSGSSVLKSKSSGKPDNSDGEDWGREQEEEEEEEEEEEDDDGDEDYEAPGSHSNPAGGGTQPAPQTEWTCPQCQATFTDNEDYLGHVKLEHGKFPCRICGGTFSTSSSLRRHERVIHEGNKRVFHCQYCTEGKRTFGSRFLLDKHIRLHHRSTDGQGPPMTRKRAATGGEGPGSSSEHDGEGGPVGGRAGDEEEHATEDGEEGAGPAKRTRASTASTSLAPSEMEEEDNIFRCVPCGFSTEDGAEFQRHIPQHRADTASFQCLQCGVCFASAGSLGRHRFITHRVRDTQSDADRSTPRAHGSPDGSPTASPQALGEDGEGNLSCKVCGRRFDKASDLNTHFRTHGMAFLTAHKTDKPQ; translated from the exons ATGGGGGACATGAAGACCCCAGATTTCGATGACCTGTTGGCAGCATTTGACATTCCTGACATAGATGCCAAAGAGGCCATCCAGTCTGCACCAGATGAGGCAGAGGGACCCCATGGAGGTGCAGGGGCACCTCTGGGAAAGTCGGATAGCGTGGTGGGTGTAGGGTCATCCTTAAGACCACCAAGCCCCTCAGATCCCCAGGCAGACACCTCAATTGTAAGTGtgattgtgaaaaataaagtacGCCTTGAGACCGTGGATGGAGGGGATGGAGATGCAGACCAGGACCCTATCGATGTGATCGCAGGCGTAGATGTGGGTCCTAGACTAGGTGCATGTGCCCCTGGAATGGCTGAATCTGAGGCTCTCAACCACAACGGTTTTGGGGCATCTGGTGTTTCCACGCCCCTTCCCCTCAGTCAGACCCAGTCTAATGGAGCACCATGGTCAATGAACACCCCTAAAGTATCTTCAGAAGCAGCAGGCGCTGGTGCAGCCAAGTCCCACAAACAGGGAGGGAACATTTTCAACAGACTTAAACCACTTGTGGCGCAGGGGTCTGGAGATCCAGTCGGACGGGCCAGGAAGATGCagcttctgcagcagcagcaccagcagcagcaggatacAGGTCAGGAGAGGGCAGATGGAGTCAAGGCATCTTTACCTTCATCATCCTCTCTGTCAGCTGGGTCGTCGCCTCTGGCTGCAGGTGGGCCTGTCGGACTAGCCTCACCTTTCTTTCCCCCTTCCAAGCCGCTGCTTCCCACTCCACCTTCTGCCCCCTCATCTCACCCGCTGCACTCATCTCAGCCTTTTAACGGAGCCCCCAAAGGTGGCCCTGCTGGATTTCATCACCAGCAGATAGAGGAGGATGATTCTGACCCTGATTTGGAGAGTCCCCTAGTAATCCAAGAGAGCCCGGACTCCCCAACTTGCACTCAGCTGAGCCGACGTTACAAGTCTGACTCTGTCTCTATCCAGCCAACATCGTCTGCTGCATCTCACCCTAAACCGGGAGACACTCCTTCGGGGGCATCTCTAACTTCATCAACACCCCAATCTGGCTCGACAGAGAGTCCCCAGCTGGAGGATAGGCATCCAGAACACGTCATAGAGGAGAGAGACTCACCGGAGAGTCCTGAACCAGAGATGCCAAAATCAACTGCTCAAGTTGCAGCTAAGAGGTGCTCCAGCCCTGCAGTGGCCTCCACTCCACCGCCTGCTGAACTACGTGAGcccaaagaggaggaggaagagatggaagtGGGCAATGGGATCGAGCGGGTCACTGATAGCAAAGCTGACAAGGGAGAAAATGCACGAACAAgtgaggagaagatggaggtaGATGATGGCAAGCCTAAACCCGTCTCCTGTGATGGAGGAGAATCAGGTGTTTCTTCCGAACCTGCTACTTCTGGAGCTCCATCCCGACCCCTCAAAgtcagaataaaaacaattaaaacctCCACAGGTGGAATCACCAGAACTGTCACGAGGGTCGCAGCCAAAGGTGGTGCTGCAGGGAAAGGTTTGGACCCTAAAGCTCAAACTGGGGAACGCAAGGTGTTAGGAAACAAGGCCCAAAAACTTGAAGCTTCACCTGGTCACATGACAACAACTTCCCAGAAAGTAAGTGCTCTCAATGCTCTGCCTGTGTCTACTCTCGCAGCCAGCAGCGTCATGCTAGCTGCCGCCACAAAAGtccaaaacaaaatggcagcgTCAGACAAGTCCAAGGTTTCTGCTACTGCTGTAAGCATCACTAAATCTGCTGCCCTGCCTGTAACTCCCGCTGTAGCCTCCTCACCCAAGTTCTCAGTTGCTGCTGGTGGGATCAGTGTACGTACAGCCACTAATAAGACAGCCAACGGAGGTAGCAGCACCATTGTTGGTGGCACCCTCCAGCCAAACAAACCTGCCTCCATTGTCAACAGTACAGGTGCCGTGATCTCCCGAAGTCAGTCAAGCCTGGTGGAGGCTTTTAACAAAATCCTGAACAGTAAGAACCTTTTGCCGAGCTACAAGCCCGACCTCTCAGCACCTCCGCCGCCCGAGTGGGGTCTCCCGCTCCCAGCCACAGGGTACCGCTGCCTGGAGTGCGGAGATGCTTTTGCCCTGGAGCGCAGCCTGGCTCGACACTACGACAGACGATCACTCCGCATCGAGGTGACCTGCAACCACTGTGCTAAGAGGCTGGCCTTCTTCAATAAGTGcagcctgctgctgcatgcCAGGGAGCATAAGGAGCGTGGGCTGGTCATGCAGTGCTCGCACCTGGTCATGAGGCCTGTCACTGTGGAGCAGATGATTGGACAGCAGGACATAACACCCATTGGTG tctcctctccttctaccATGACTCCCGCTGTCTCTGCCAGCTCCAGCCCAATGAAGGACAcctcagctccagcagcagctcagcctcGACCGGTCCGCCGCGCACCTCAGGGCCCCCAAGCACTGATGCCTCTGCCTTGCAAGAAGGCCGAGGGGCTGCAGTATAACAACTTCAAATGTCCAGAGTGCCAAACACAATTCTCTGGCAAGGCTGAGCTGGTCACCCACTTCCAGCAGATCAGAGGCGCTCCCAACTCG aCATGTACGCAATGCTCGCCGCCCATGATGCTGCCCAACTCGTGTGCCGTGTCCGCCCACCAGAGGATCCATAAACACAGGGCGCCTCATGTTTGTCCTGAATGTGGCGGCGTTGCCCGGCAGGCCAGCTTCCAAACCCACCTGGAGGAGGCGTGTCTGCATTTTGCCAGGCGCATTGGATACAG ATGCTCCAGCTGCCAGGTCGTGTTCGGGGGGTTGAACTCCATCAAGTCCCACATTCAGACTGCGCACTGCGAGGTCTTTCACAAGTGCCCCAGCTGCCCCATGGCCTTCAAGTCTTCCCCCAGCGCCCAGAGCCACATCAGCACCCAGCACCCAACACTCACTGGAGGACAGGCCAA AATGATCTAcaagtgtgttatgtgtgatACGGTTTTTACCCAGAAGCCCTTGCTGTACATGCACTTTGACACTCATTTGGTCAAGCAAAAAGTGCATGTGTTCAAGTGTCCTGACTGCACCAAGCTCTACGCCCAGAAGGGATCGATGATGGAGCACATTAAG ACCGCTCACAGAGGACCTTCAGCAAAACAGGCAGAGTCTCAGTCTGATGCCTCTAACCCTGCCTCAGCCCCAGCAAACACATCTGGCTCCTCTGTCCTCAAATCCAAATCCTCCGGAAAACCTGACAACTCTGATGGAGAGGACTGGGGGcgggaacaggaggaggaagaagaggaggaggaggaggaggaggacgacgatGGGGACGAGGACTACGAGGCTCCGGGGAGCCACTCGAACCCTGCGGGAGGTGGCACTCAACCCGCCCCGCAGACGGAGTGGACCTGCCCCCAGTGCCAGGCCACGTTCACTGACAATGAAGACTACCTGGGTCACGTTAAGTTAGAGCATGGCAAG TTCCCTTGTCGTATTTGCGGAGGCACGTTCAGCACATCTTCCAGCCTGAGACGTCACGAGCGTGTCATTCATGAGGGCAACAAGAGAGTCTTCCATTGCCA atattgCACAGAAGGCAAACGCACCTTTGGCAGTCGCTTCTTACTGGACAAGCATATTCGGCTCCATCACAGAAGCACAGATGGACAG GGTCCCCCCATGACCAGGAAGCGTGCAGCCACAGGGGGAGAAGGACCAGGTAGCTCCTCAGAACACGACGGTGAGGGTGGACCCGTTGGAGGCAGAGCCGGAGACGAGGAGGAGCACGCCACAGAGGACGGCGAGGAGGGTGCAGGGCCTGCGAAGAGAACCAGGGCGTCAACTGCCTCGACATCGTTGGCACCTAGcgagatggaggaggaagacaacatTTTCCGTTGCGTCCCCTGCGGCTTCTCCACCGAGGACGGGGCGGAGTTTCAGCGCCACATTCCCCAGCATCGGGCCGACACCGCCTCCTTCCAGTGCCTGCAGTGTGGTGTCTGCTTCGCGTCTGCCGGCTCTCTCGGCAGGCACCGCTTCATCACTCACCGTGTGCGGGACACCCAGAGCGACGCCGACCGCAGCACCCCGCGCGCTCACGGGTCTCCCGACGGCTCGCCCACCGCCTCCCCTCAGGCACTGGGCGAGGACGGAGAGGGGAATCTGAGCTGCAAAGTGTGTGGGCGGCGTTTTGACAAGGCCTCGGACCTCAACACCCACTTCAGGACCCACGGCATGGCCTTCctcactgcacacaaaacagacaagcCCCAGtag